GGAAGTCGTCGACGTGGATGAAGGAGTCTGGGGGGATGAAGCGCTCATAGTTGGCCCTGCGGGGGCCAAGGACAACGGGCACGGCGCTGGCAGCGAAGGCGTTTCTCCAGAGCTTCTCGGTGATGTAGTCGGTGTGCTGGGAGTTCTCGAAGGCCAGGTAGAACTTGTAGGCCGAGACGGTCTCCACCACGCCGCCCTTGGCCAGCGCCAGTCCCCGCGCCCCATACACGTCAATGGCGAGATGCTCCTTCAGCTGGCGGTAGTAGCGCACCCGGGCGTGCTCCTCGTTCCAGTTGCTGATGACCCAGGCCACCAGCCGCGTCTTGCGGGGCAGGACGAAGGGCCGGGGCGCTGGTGGGGCGTAGAGGTACCCGTAGGGCACGAAGACGTCCGAGTCCCGCCGGTAGGACATGGTCCAGTTGAAGAGACCGGCCAGTCCCCGCAGCCCGGGAGAGTGCGAGGGCGACTCGAAGTTCATCCACACCCAGAGCTGCCGCGGGGGCCGCGGCTGGGGCCCGCGGGGCAGCCCCTCAGCGCCGTGCTGCGCCAGATCGCGGTGGTGGAAGAGCACCGCCTGCGCCTCGTCGTAGCGGCTCCGGTCGGCGCTGAGGCGGCAGCCTGTGATGTTGTAGCGCCGCCGGCAGTCGGCCATACGGCGCGGGCGGCCGAAGGGCTCCCACCACAGCAGCACGTTCACCTCGCCGCCGTCCCGGCCTCCCGCCGCGGcccgcggcgccgccgccggctCCGGCAGGCGGGCGTAAAGGGcgagggcggcggcggcggccagcAGCCCGGCCGCCAGAGCCCACCGCCGCCCGCGCAGCCACCGGCGCCACCGCCGCGGGCCCCCGGGCCGCCCGACAGGGCAGCGGCGCGGACCCGGCTCCATCCGGGccgcccgctgccgccgctCTGCCCTTGGCGGCCGCCGCGGGGCAGCCGCGGGGCCGGCCAGCCCATGCTGCGGCtggggctgcggctgctgctgctgctgccgccgccgcctctccgccccctgccccggcggcggggaggtGCCGGTGCCACCGCCCCTCCCGGTCATGCCAGCCAGTCCTCCCCGGGCGGCCGGTAACTCCACCGcctcccggccccgcggccgcccgccCACCGCTGCGGCCCGCCCCCGGGTGCCGCCCTGCCCCGCCCGCGGGACCGCCGCTGCTCGGCCCGCGGGAGAGCGGTCCTCAGGCTCCGGCGGGGCTCCGGGGCATCGCCCTCTCTCCTCCGTGCGGCGGGTGCCGCGATGGCAGCCCCAGGGGTCGCTGAGGTGCGGCGGGCAGGTGCAGGCAATGGCAGCCCTTAATCCCCAGCCCGCTCGGCTGCTCATCGCCGACTCggggctgcagagggaattTGTGTCTCCACGCTCGGGAAGGGCCCCAGGCACTGGCACACCCGAGGAGGGGTGTGAGGCCGGCTCGCAGGGAGCACCCTCACCCTGTGAACGCGGGTGGGAGCGTGGGGCAGAGGACCACGGGCGGAGGAGAGCCCTGCCACATGCGCCACGAAGGCCGACGCGGTGTCACGCCTTCCTGCCCTCTCGCCCAGGTGAGAACAGGACcgctctgctgcttcccacgCGCCTTCTCACCTCTTCCAGTCCACGCCTGAAACAGTCAGAGGTTTTAAACTCTGGCAAAAGGGTTTTCCCACACCAGCTGAGCTATGGTTTACATGCTGTACTCGGTGGCCTTGCAGAGAAGTACTTTGGAAGAGGCaggggattttcttttaaaacagttggAATTTAGAGAGTGAAGTTGAGAGAGGGTTTGAATAAATCATTtatttagccaaaaaaaaaagcagccacagTAGCTTTGAATTCCTGCCAAATTCAAAGAGTTTCAAGCACCTCTAAAAGGATTAACAATTtggaaaactaaaagaaaagaaattaaagaagatgatgggtttttctccttttaaaactttcttagAACCACATATGCTTACattcaaatttttaaatctcacagctatttaaaaactaCAAAACCTTATAGTTaccagaaaattacttttcccagCTATGTTTCACAGAGCTGGTGTGAAAAAGTATATCAGATATAGGCtcaaaacttttttcctaaCTAACTTGCTTCAATGAACTGAGAGATCATTGATTCACACAGTTCAGAGACTGTACAGCACTGGAGAGTTTCCAGCTCTGACACTATGCATTTTCACACCAGCTATAGATCCAAGGTCCTCTCATACAGATCTGCTGAAGGCAGCGGAGTTCCACCAGACATAAATTCTCACCGACCCTTTGGACTGCAGCATATCTTTTGCACATCACATAGGTGAAGGCCCTGTGACTTGTCTCTTTATTAGTAAAAAAAGTGATTCAAGCCTGTTTacccccccaaaataaagaaCAGTTGTGTGTGAGGTTGTTATTACATTAGTAACTACGTCATGTGCACCTATAAACTTATTAATTGTACTTAAAAGTGCTTGCAGGCTTCGGTTGCCCATGTTGTAAGCACTcataaaatgtaagaaatgcCAACAGCTGTGGTCATAGTAtcttgctgcctctgctgcaacGTACACTgttggttggaagggatctctggaggtcacaAATCCACCCTCCCACTCAGAGGAGCACCATTGCCAGCACTAGTCAAGGTGCTCACCTAGATTCTGGCTGTACCTGCACCAAGGTGTTGAAAATATTCAAGGATAGAgactccacaacatctctggcAGCCTGTCCTAGGGCTGCACCACCCTCTCGGTcaagaattttttcctattgtCCAGCCCTGAACCCCCCAATCTGTAATTTATGTCTGTTGTCCCTTGTTATATCCAAAAAGAGTCCAGCTCCATCATCTTCATAAGTTACCTTCAGGTAGTTGCTGGCTCCCGTTAAAACATCCCATCACCTCCTCATCACATGACTAAACAAGACCACCTCCCTCAACCTCTGTTGAGGGTCTGTAGGGTCTCTTATCATCTTGGTAGCCTTCCACTGGACCATGTTCTCAACATCCTTCTTGGGAGGCTGGAAACTGGAGACAGTATTCCAGGTGCTGCTTCACCAGTGGGGGATAATTaccttcctcaacctgctggaCGTACTTCTAATGTTGCCCAGCACatggcttgctttattttcGAGGAAAGCTCACATTCAGCTTAGTgtgcatagaatcatagaatcatagaatggtttgggttggaaggaacctcaaagatcatctagttccaactccctgccatgggcagggacaccctccactagaccacgttgcccaaagccccatccaacctggccttgaacacttccagggatggggcatccacaacctctctgggcaacctgttccagtgcctcgccaccctcatAGGgaggaatttcttcctaatatctaatctaaacctaccctctttcagcttcagGCTAGTACcccatgtcctgtcactacacgcCCTTCGTGCAGCCCCCAGGTCCTTTCCAGCATGGCTCTTTATCAGCCAGCCGGTTCCCAGCCTGTACCAGCACATGGGGGTTTTCTGCTCCACACACAAAACTTGCTCTTCCTCCTTGCTGAACTTCCCAAGGTTTCTGTTGGCTCACTCCAAGTTTAACAAGGCCTCTCTGAACTGAAGTTGTACAAGCCAAGATGCCAACCCTGCTTTCTAATTTAGTATTGTCTGCAAAATAGTGAGAAAAACAATAGTAGCAAAAAACCTGTAAGTAGCCATAAACATAAGACCTATCTTGACAACTAGCACTGATTTTAGTCACAAAATGGGAGTCTGGGGAAATTATTTTACCGCAGtagaaaactgcaaacaaatgtAGAAATACATTGCTAAGG
This sequence is a window from Balearica regulorum gibbericeps isolate bBalReg1 chromosome 1, bBalReg1.pri, whole genome shotgun sequence. Protein-coding genes within it:
- the FUT4 gene encoding alpha-(1,3)-fucosyltransferase 4, with translation MEPGPRRCPVGRPGGPRRWRRWLRGRRWALAAGLLAAAAALALYARLPEPAAAPRAAAGGRDGGEVNVLLWWEPFGRPRRMADCRRRYNITGCRLSADRSRYDEAQAVLFHHRDLAQHGAEGLPRGPQPRPPRQLWVWMNFESPSHSPGLRGLAGLFNWTMSYRRDSDVFVPYGYLYAPPAPRPFVLPRKTRLVAWVISNWNEEHARVRYYRQLKEHLAIDVYGARGLALAKGGVVETVSAYKFYLAFENSQHTDYITEKLWRNAFAASAVPVVLGPRRANYERFIPPDSFIHVDDFPSPQLLATYLKFLDKSKPNYRRYFAWRKKYEVHVTSFWDEHFCKVCEAVKAAGNQIKTVRNLASWFES